One Leuconostoc mesenteroides subsp. mesenteroides ATCC 8293 genomic window, CCGTTAACTGTTGCTGGTGTTGCACATACACGACCTGAAGTAGCAGGTGCAGCAAGTGGTGTTGTTAATACAACCCATCAAATTGGGTCTTCTGTTGGTCTATCCCTAGTTGTTGCGATCACTTCAGGCATTAAATCTCCAGATATTCTTTATCAACACGCGATGCTTATAGACAGCGTATTGGTTGCAATAGCCTTGATTGTTGTCTTGCTAGTTATCTATCCAGTTTCTCGTAAAGAAGATTAAATCAGCTGTTCTAAAAATTACGGATTATAGAGGTTAACGAATGAAAAAGATACTTTTATTAATAGTCGCCGTTGTCATTGTAGCTGGTGCTATTTTATTTTGGGTTACAAATCAAAGCGGTACATCTCAAACAACTAAAACACAAAGTACATCACAAAAAAATAAGGAGACAAGTAAAATGGCAGAAAATAAAACTTTAATTGTTTATTATTCACGAACTGGTAACACAAAGGCAGTTGCTGAATTAATTCACGATCGGGTTGGTGGCGATTTGGTTCAAATCGAAACAAAAGAAGCACGGCCAAAGGATTATCGTTCTGAAGTATCTCAAAATGCGCAAGAACAAAACAATAATACTTTGCCAGCATTAAAGACTAAAGTATCAAATTTTGATGACTACAATCGTGTCTTTATCGGAACGCCAACTTGGAATATGGCACTCCCACAAGCTGTGGAATCTTTCATGAACGATTATAATTTTTCCGGTAAAATTGTTATTCCATTTAATACTAACGGTGGATATGGCGCAGGTTCAACATTTTCACAAATAAAGTCCGGTACCAAAGGGGCAAAAGTTCTGGATGGCTTTTCTGTAGAGGGTGGTCAAGAAACAAATGGTGTCTTACTTGCCATTAAGGGTAATCGTCGTGTTGAAGTGGCAAAGGAATTGGACAAGTGGTTACAAAAGATAAATATTGAAAAATAACGCTTACCAGTACAATACTAATATAGTGCTAGGAGTTATCATATGATTAACCGTAAATTGAAAATAATAGTTGTTATTTTTCTAGGTATAGTAGGTGTTATTTTGGTGATGAATCAACAGCATGTGGTTAAAAATAACAATATAAAAGAAGAAAAACGTGGTTCTAACGATACGGACTCATTACGTTATCAAACAACATACCGTGGTAAGACCTATCAAAAATCGGCGCCAGTATATTTACCAGAGGATTACCACTCTTCCAATAAAAAATACAATGTTTTGATTTTAATGCACGGTTGGTCGATGACGGATGAGGATTTTACAGCAGGACGTGCTGATGACAAAGCACCAATAATAGCTGACTTAATGAAGAACGAAAAAACGCCATTTATTGTCGTGACGCCAACATATTATCCCAATCGTTCGTTTGTGACCAATAGCTGGGATGATGATCGACCATTAAATGAACGATTTTCTAAAGTTGAGGTGACAGAAGTGCTTAAGGCAATTAAGGCAAAATATCGCGTCTATGATTCGCGAGATCATTATGCTTTTGCTGGTTTTTCAATGGGATCCGTCACAACTTGGGATGTACTAGAAAATCAATTAGACAAGTTCCGTTATTTTCAGATGATGGCTAGTGGCTATGACGGGGATATGGTAGCTTTAAGACAACGATTACAACAGTCGGATTTGTCTTTTGATGCTACCATCAGTGCTGGCAGTAACGACAGCACAATTTACGGCGCCCGAGATTCAGCTAGAAGTTTACAAGAATTTAAAAATGTTCGATTGTTTACTGATCGTGGCGGTGAACATAATTTACCTAGTGCGATGCGTCAATTGAAGTATGGTATGACATATTTCTTCAAGTAACTGGTAACAACAAATTAAAAAGTGTACCTAATTTTGAGTTATAAAAAGTAGGTACACTTTTTTAATACAGTATTAATGTTTTACTTGACTTAGAGTGTACTTCAAGGTGTTTAATAAAATTATTAAATGAAAAGAGGAAAATTTACATGAACATTTTAATTCTTGGCGCAGCAGGGCAAATTTCTCAACAACTAACAACCCGCTTGATCAATGAAACAGATACAAATTTAACATTATTTGCGCGTAATGCCGAAAAGCGTTTGTCAATGTATAAGAATAATAATCATGTTCGATTGATTTCTGGTGAATTTGAAGATGAATCTTTACTAGCTGAATCAATGCAAGGGCAAGATGTTGTATATGCTAACTCTGATCGTAATATGCAACCAATATTAGCGGCCATGAAAAAGGCAGGCGTTAAACGGATTATTATTGCAGGTGCATTAAGCATTTACGATGAAGTTGGTGGGGCATTTGGCAAATGGAATCGGTCAATGATGGGACCTACACCGGATTCTAGAAAGAAAATGATTTCAGATGTTGAAAATTCAGGTTTGGATTACACTTATATGCGAATGACTTGGTTGTATAACCAAAAAGGTAACGTTGCTTATGCTACAACTCAAAAGGGTGAACCATTCGTTGGTGCACAGGTTACTCGTGAAGCAATTGTACAATATATTCTAGATTTGTTAGCAAATCCAAATCGTGATTTGCAAGTTAGTGTTGGCATATATGAACCTGGAACAGAAGATATGGCAAAGCCTAGTTTTTATTAAGAAACCATCACGGTATACGCGATATACTGTCAAACGACTTATTGCCACACCACTGTTAAAAAGCGCCTGGCGCTGTTTTCCTAAGGAGGAGACATTATGAAAGTTCGTATCACCATTTTTGGTGTTGTCATTATTGCTCTTGTAGCAGCTATTTTTACTTTTAATTCTCGTAATCAGAGAAACCAGTCAACCACGACTACATCAACACAAAACAGATCATCTAAGCCTGTTAAGTCTGCTAATAGTGGTAAAACATTAGTCGTTTATTTTTCAAGAAGAGAGGCTGCTTCCAGCATCTATAAAGATAAACCGCTACCTATTGGTAATACCAAGCGGATTGCGGGTATGATTGCCAAGAAGACTGGTGGAACTGAATATGAAATTATTCCAGCAAAGTCCTATCCACGCGACTTTAAAACAACTTCAGAAGTTGCACAACGTGAACTAGATGAAAATGCCCGTCCTAAAATTAAAAATCCGCTACCAGATGTTTCAGGTTATAATACAGTTTTTGTTGGTGCACCAGTATGGTGGGGCGATTATCCTATGGTAGTCCATACATTTTTGGATGCAGTGGACTTAAATGGAAAAAATATTGTACCTTTTGCAACTTCAGAGGGATCTGGGCTAGGCAATTTCGATTCAGTGTTATCTAGTCAATATCCAAATGCAAAAGTCTTGGAAGGTCACTTTGAACGTGGTAAAGATGTTGCGGACAGACGTTCTAGTGTCGAGTCAAATGTTAATAGATGGCTGAATGGTTTGGGATATTAGTTTATGAAACAATCAAAGATAGACTTTTTGCTAACTTGGGCGGTAGTATTAGTTGTTTTACCGATGCCATTAATTTATACATTTAATCAGGGTTTAGTGGATTCTGCTGCCAATATTCGGACATATGATTTCGGCATTCTAGCCTATGTTTGGTGGTTGGTCATTGTTTATTTATCAACGAGACCTAAATGGATTGAACGTTTTATACCGTTGCCAAAAATGTATATGATGCATGGTTTGTTGGCTATCATTGCATTACTATTTGCAACCCTTCATGAGCAAATGAGTTTTACCTATCATGCACCGATTAGATTAACAGGAGATTTTGCCTGGTACCTATCGATATTTGGTATTGTTTATGCTGTTTTATTCATGTCTAATTGGTTAATTGATCGTATACCATTGGTTATGACAACAAAAAACAAGCTTAAATTTTTATTGAAACACCAAGTATCGATTTGGGTTCACCGCTTACATTTTGTTATGATTGGTTTGATTTGGTTTCATGTCCACTTAATTCCTCGTGTAACACAACTATCTAATTTCTTAATTATTTTTGATTTATATACGTTGGCAGCTTTAGCTTCTTACGTTTATGTCAAGTTGATACGAGACACGAGAAAAAATAGCGGTATATTAGTTGAAAATCGAGCATTAGATGTTAAAACACAAATGATTACTGTTCGTCTAGGAAAGTTTGCGCCTGAGTATCAAGCTGGAGATATTTATTTTATCAAAATAGAAGGCTTTTCAAACGAAGCACACCCATTTTCTGTTGCTTCGGCGCCCAAAAAGGATAATAGATTAGTTAGTTTTGTCATTCAAAATGTTGGCGATTATACACAAAATATTAATCGCATACCATTAAGATCGAAGGTAAAGTTGGAAGGCCCATTTGGTCAATTTGATAAATTGATTCGTGGACTGCCAGATGATCAACCGATTATTCTCTATGGGTTAGGTTCTGGTGCAGCGCCAATGTTAAGTCTTGCTCAACAATTTCATGAAAAAGCCATTCATGTGATATGGAGTGCCAGAAGAGATAGTCGATTATATTTAGATAATGAATTTAAACCAATTGATGTGCAGTACACTTCTAAAAATGGTCGATTTAGTCCGGAAGAGCTAAGTCAAGTCCTAACTGCGTCAGAAATAAAAAATGGTATTTTTATCATTGTAGGTGGATCAGCAACAGTCCTTCGAGTGAGGAAAATGTTGAAAAAAATTGGTGTCAATAATGCCAGATTAATAGATGAACGTCTAATCATGTGAATAAATTTCTGAGCTATCACAATCAATTATTCAAGAACATACTGATTATTATAAAAAGCTGTCCTAGGATAGCTTTTTATTTCACCAAAATTAAGACGTTTTAGTTGACTTTGAGTGTGGTCTAGGGTTTAGACTAGCATTGTTGAAGTATTAGTAATGTTGGAAGGAGTAGAATTATTGTGAAAACCAGATTTTTGGGAAGTGACAACCATTCAATTGAAGTCAGTACAATCGGATTAGGAACGATGGGTATGAGTTTTGCCTATGGTCATTTACCTGATGAACAATCAATGATCCCAGTTCTACAAGAAGCTGTGGAAATGGGAGAACATTTCATCGATACGGCAGAGGTCTATGGCCCATTTACCAATGAGTCTTTAATTGGCAAGGCTTTATATCCTTATCGTCATGACATGGTTATTGCGACTAAAGGTGGCATTCAAATTGTCAATGGTAAACAAGTAATTGATGGCCATCCACAAACTTTAGAAAACTCAATAGAGGGTTCATTAAAAAGATTAAAAGTTGATGCTATTGATTTATATTACCTACATCGTGTTGATACGAGTGTGCCAATTGAAGAAGTTGCTGATTTCATGGGCCGTATGATTAAAGCCGGTAAAATAAAGCATTGGGGCCTTAGTGAAGCTGGGGTTCAGACAATTCGTAAAGCACATGCCATCACACCTTTAACAGCCGTTGAAAGTGAATATTCGCTCTGGTACCGAGAACCAGAAGAGCAACTATTACCGACACTAAAAGAGTTAGGCATTGGGTTTGTCCCATTTAGTCCGCTAGGTAAGGGATTTCTAACTGGTACCATGTCAGTTGATCAACCGCTCTCAAGTGATGATGTGCGTTCAACATTACCTCGTTTTAAACAAGACGCTATGGTAGCTAACATGAAATTAGTTGATATCATTCAAAACTTTGCTAAAACCAAAGATGTTACTAATGCACAAATTGCACTAGCTTGGTTGTTAGCTCAAGATGAGTCGATAGTCCCTATTCCCGGTACAACTAAGATTCAAAGAATACGTGAAAATATCGATGCCGAAAAAGTCATTTTATCACCAACAGAACTGAAGGCTCTGACAGAGGCAGCTAATACTGTTAAAATCGTCGGGAATCGGTATAATGAAGAACTTGCTAAAAGAGCAGGCAATTAGTAATACGTATCATAAAAAAAGGAGTTAGTTTTATGACAATTGCGAATGATTTATCTAAAAGTGTCATTTTCCCTTTAGGTGAAAAAATAACAAATAATTATTTTATAGGTGATGCTTATTTACAAATGATAGTTTCCAAACCCACAACATCTACTGGTGCTGTTGGGAATGTTACTTTTGCACCTGGGACTAGAAATAATTGGCATTCACATACAAAAGGTCAGACGCTTTTTATTACTGGCGGTGAAGGATGGTATCAAGAAGAAGGTAAGCCAGCAGAAAAATTAGTGGCGGGTACTGTCAAAGTTATTCCTGCAAATGTTAATCATTGGCATGGCGCAACCTCTGATTCTTGGTTCGTACATTTGGCGATTGCACCAGGCACAACAACGTGGCAAGGTCCGGTTGATGATCAGCAGTATATTGATGCAGAAAATGGTGAAGCTGTTTTTGAAACAAAAGGAGAAAATGATGGTTGAGAAGCAGACAGCAGGACACGATAAATTAGGCGAATTTGCACCAAAATTTGCAGAATTAAACGATGATGTTTTGTTTGGTGAGGTATGGTCACGAGAATCAGAGTTATCCGCCCACGATCGTTCAATAATTACGATTTCCGCACTGATTTCTGGCGGTAATATGGAACAAGCTGGGCATCACATGACGTTGGGTAAAAAGAACGGTATTACGCAAAAAGAGATTTCAGAGATGATCACACACCTTGCATTTTATGTCGGGTGGCCTAAAGCTTGGTCGGCATTTAATATTGCCAAAGAAATTTGGAATTAAATGCTTGACTTGAAGTTAACTCTAAGGTGTTTAATAAAGATATTGAAAAGAAAAGGAGAATTGTACGCATGGCCGATTCAAAAGTAATTGTTATAACTGGTGCCTCATCTGGTATTGGTGAAGCTATTGCTAAAAAGCAAGCAGCAGCCGGAGACAAGATTGTTTTAGGTGCACGTCGTGAGGAAAACTTGAAACAAATTAAGGCAGATATTGAAGCTGGCGGAGGTCAAGCAGAGTATTTAGTAACTGATGTCACAGATGTTGAGCAAGTTAAAGCGTTGGCTCAAAAAGCTATGGATGCCTATGGCCGTATTGATGTTTGGATCAACAATGCAGGATTGATGCCTCATTCATTATTAATTGATGCCAGAATTGACGATTGGAATCGCATGATTGACGTTAACTTGAAAGGTACGTTGTACGGTATTGCTGCTGCACAGCACATCTTCCATGATCAAAATACAGGTCACTTCATCAACTTGGGTTCTGTGGCTAGTCTTTATTCACATGCTGGTGGAGCGGTTTATTCAGCTACTAAATGGGCTGTTAAAGCCATCTCTGAAAGTTTACGCGAAGAAGAAGCGCAAGCTGGTAAAAATGTTCGTGTGACATCACTTTATCCTGGTGCAATTGAATCAGAATTGGTTGCTAATATGACGGATTCAAAGCGTCGTGAAGCAACAGCTGAATTTTACAAGAACTTTGCCATTCCAGCTGAACGTATTGCGCAAATTGTTAATGATGTCTTGAATATGCCAACAGATACGACACTGAACGAAATTGTTGTACGGCCAACAACTCAAGTACAATAAATTATAATATACTTTTTGGAAAAATTATTTAATGGAGAAAAAATATGAACTTTAAAACACTTAATAATGGTGCGCAAATGCCTCAACTAGGATTTGGTGTATTCCAAATTCCTGCTGAAGAAACAAAGCAAGCAGTTGTTGATGCGATTAATGCAGGCTATCGCTCAATTGATACAGCTCGTGTTTATGGTAATGAAGCAGAAACTGGTCAAGGTGTCAATGAAGCGATTGCTAATGCTGTTGTGGCACGTGAAGAACTTTTCTTGACAACAAAATTGTGGCTTTCAGAATTTTCTTACGAAGCAGCAAAAGGAGCAATTGATGATTCGCTAAAAAAATTGGGTACGGATTATGCAGATTTAATCTTATTACACCAACCTTATGGTGATGTTTACGGTGCCTACAAAGCTTTGGCAGAAGCACAAGCTGATGGTAAAGTAAAATCAATTGGTATTTCTAATTTTTATCCAGCTAAGTTTGTTGAATTTATTAAAGTTATTAAAACAATGAATTTGCCAGTACCACAAATTGATCAAATTGAGTTCCACCCATATTATCAAGAAAAAGTTGCTCGTCAATTGCATGATAAGTATGGTGTACAGATTGAAGCATGGGGACCACTTGGCCGTACTGCAAACAAGTATGATACTTTCCATCAACCAGAGCTTGTTGAAATTGCTGCAAAGCATGATAAGTCTGTGGGACAAGTAGTCCTTCGTTGGATTATGCAGTCGAATATTATTACAGTAGCAAAGTCAGTTAATCCAAGTCGTATGGCAGAAAATATTGACATCTTTAACTTTGAACTTGATGATGATGATATGAAAAAAATTGAAACACTTGATAAAAATGAACCAATTTTTAATCACTTGGATATCAGTACAGTTGAAAGAATGTATGGTTGGGTGTAATCGGTACAGTTAATGTAGTAAAAGTAAATTTATCAAAAAAATTATAGTTAGTATTGACTTTGAGTGTACTCTAAGGTCTATGCTATATGTATTAACAAAGAAAGGGAATGTGTTAGATAGTGTGCACTGACTAAATGAGCAGACAAATCAACACAAAGTGATTAATCATGGAATATAAAACATTAGCAAGCGACATCAAAATGCCAGTATTGGGGTTTGGTGTTTTCCAAGTGCAAGAAAAAGGAGCAGCCAAACAAGCTGTTATTGATGCCATCAAAACAGGATATCGTTTGATCGATACTGCTGCTAGTTATGGTAACGAGCGTGAAGTTGGTGAAGGTATCGCTGAAGCCATTGAAACAGGTTTGGTAACACGCGAAGAATTGTTCGTTACGTCAAAGATGTGGGTTCAAGATGTTTCAGCTGATAAGGCTGCGGCAGCTATTCAAGCATCACTTGATCGTTTGAAGTTGGACTATTTGGATTTGTATTTGTTACACCAACCATACAATGATGTCTTTGGTGCATGGCGTGCAATGGAAGCAGCATACAAGGCTGGACAATTAAAAGCTATTGGTGTTTCAAACTTTGATATTGCACAGTTGACAAACTTGGCTGAGTTCTCAGAAATTAAGCCAATGTTGAACCAGATCGAAGCTAACCCATTCCAACAAAATAAAAAAGATGCTGCTTACTTTGCAGAATATGGCGTTCAAGTTGAGGCATGGGCACCATTTGCAGAAGGTAAGAATGGTTTGTTCTCAAACGAATTGTTGCAAGGTATTGCAGACAAATACAACAAGTCAATTGCACAAGTTGTCTTGCGTTGGTTAACACAACGAGACATCATTGTTGTTGCAAAGTCGGTTAAGCCGGAACGTATGGCACAAAATTTGGATGTGTTAGACTTCAAACTAACTGATGAAGAAATGCAAGAAATTGCAACATTGGACACTAATATTAGTCAATTCTTTGACCATGCTGATCCTGATATGATTAAATGGATGGCAGGTCGTGAAATCAGCTATGATGTGACGGCTGATTAATTCAAAGTAAAAGATAATTAATTGGTGCAAATATGAATATTAAAAAAGCTGCTGAGACAACTAAATTAACTGCAGATACGATTCGTTATTACGAGCGAGTTGGCATCATTGGCGCAGTACCAAGATTAGAGAATGGTATTCGAGATTTTGATGAAAGAAGTTTAACACAACTACATTTTGCTAAAATAATGAGAAACGCTGGTATGAGTATTGAAGCATTAAAGCAATACATTGATTTGATATATGAAGACAATGAAGCTACTATACCTGCACGAAAAGCGATGTTGGTGGATGCAGCTGATGAAATGGATCAAAAAATCAATGATTTGGTTGTTGCTAGAGATTATTTGAGAAGCAAAGTAGATAATTATTACGGGCATATGCGTGACATGGAGCAAAAATTAGTAAGTGATGAATAAGTCTATGTTCATTACAATGAATAACACTAAAAACTGAAAAATATAAATCAACATCTCTTCATAAAATTAATTTTCAATGCGAAAATATAGTATTGATTAGGCCGTGTAACATTTTATAATTCAGTATATTTAGTAATGAAAGGTCGAATAATATGAGTTATCAAACAATCAATCCATTAACAGATGAAGTGATTAAAACATATGACAATCATGATGATGCCTATGTCGAAAAAGCAATTGCAAAGGGTCATGCACTGTATAAAAAATGGCGTAATGATCCTGTTGAAAGTCGTGCCGCAGCGTTGAATAAAGTGGCTGACGTGATGGAAGCACAAACGGATGAGTTAGCCAAAGTCTTGACCCTTGAAATGGGAAAACGTTTCCTAGAAGCGCAAGGCGAGGTTGCTATTTGTGTATCAATTGCACGTTATTATGCCAAAAATGCAGCGGAATTTTTGAAACCAGAACCAATTGAATCATCGATTGGACCAGCCCAAACCATTTCAAGACCAACTGGTGTCTTGATGACAGTTGAGCCTTGGAACTTCCCATACTATCAGATTATGCGTGTCTTTGCGCCTAACTTCATGGTGGGTAACCCAATGCTATTGAAGCATGCAAGTTACACGCCAATGGCTGCTGGTGCTTTTGAAAAAGTTGTTAGCGAAGCAGGCTTACCAGACGGTGCTTTTACTAATCTTTACGTTGACTATGATCAAGTTAATCATATTATTGCAGACGATCGTGTTCAAGGTGTGGCATTGACAGGATCAGAACGCGCTGGACAACTCATTGCTGCGGAAGCTGGTAAGAGCATGAAGCAGAGTTCACTTGAACTTGGTGGTAGTGATCCATTTATTGTGTTGGAAGATGCTGATCTTTCAGAAATTAAGAAAATTATTGGTGGCGCACGGTTGTATAATGCTGGGCAAGTCTGCACATCATCAAAACGCTTTATCGTCACAGAAAATAACTATGATGCAGTGTTAGATATGCTCAAAACAGCGTTTGCTGAAGCAAAAATTGGGGATCCAATGGACGCAACGACAACGTTGGCACCATTGAGTACTTCAAACGCTAAGCAGAACCTGACAAAGCAAGTTAAGTTAGCCGTAGAAGCAGGGGCAACGCTTGCGTATGGTAGCGTAGAACAAAACTTGCCAGCTGCACAATTTGAGCCAGTCATTTTGACAAACATTACTAAGGAAAACCCAGCATTTTATCAAGAATTCTTTGGTCCAGTTGGACAAGTATACAAAGTCAAGGACGAAGAAGAAGCAATTGCTTTAGCCAATGATTCGCACTATGGTTTGAGTGGTGTTGTGTTTGGTGGTTCAGCTGATCATGCTGCGGAAGTTGCTTCACAACTAGAAACAGGTGCAGTCTTTGTGAACAGTTTTGGTGGGACATTACCAGAATTACCATTCGGTGGTGTTAAAAATTCAGGATACGGTCGTGAATTAGGTCGCTTCGGTATTGAAACATTCGTCAACAAAGAAACAATTGTGACGAAGCATGAACCAATTGATTTAAATGATGCATTTGGTGGGTTCGTTTAAAGACAACAAAAACATTATTGACATTCCAGCAAAATAAAGCCATGCTGAGATTGAGATAGTGTTTTTTTTTGAATATAGGTAAAGAAATATGAGCTATAAACTCCGTCAGCAAGCTTTTGTTGTGTCAACTGTGGTTATATTTGTATTATTAATAATTCTAATGGTCGCTAATTTATTGCCTAAAGACATAAAAAGGAACAACCAAGTTGATTATAACAATATCCCAACATTCTTTTTTCATGGCGGTGGCAGTAATTATCATGCGGAAGATCAAATGGTTAGCGCGGCACAAAAAGATGGTGTAACTTCGACAGTAATAATTGCGTTCGTTAGTAAAACAGGAAAAGTCAGGCTGAGTGGTAATATTCCTGAAAACGCGAAAAATCCAATAATCAAAGTTAATTACGCAGATAATCGTGAATTAAATTATAATAAACACGGTTATTATGCAACAAATGTTGTTAAAAAAGTTACCTCAATCTATCATTTTAAAAAAATGAATATGGTAGGACATTCAGTAGGTAATATCTCAATTATTTATTATATGTTGCAAAATGAGCATAAAAGAAACATGCCTATTTTGCAAAAATCAGTGAACATAGCGGGACATTTTGCAGGATTAAAGTTTAATCATATTCCAAAGTCCATTCAAGAACCCGCTAACTTATCATTGAATAAGGATGGAAAACCAAATAAGATGAATGAAAGTTTTCAACAGATGGCAAGAATAAGAACGGATTATCCTGCAAAACAATTGGCAATTTTGAATATTATTGGTGATATTGGCAACAAAGCTGATGGCACAGTATCAAATAATTCATCATTATCACTGAAGTATATTATTGGTAATCGTGCTAAAACCTATCGTGTGCAAAAAATTGTAGGTAAAAATGCTCGTCATTCAATATTACATGAAAATAAAAGAGTTGATCAAATTTTAATCGACTTTTTGTGGTATAAGTAAGAAAAAATCTATTATTGTAGGCTTTATGGATTCGGAGGTGACGACTATTCAAGAGCAACTATTGGCTACTTCCGAAGCATGAGAGAGAAGTACGTGGTGAAGACACCTGATTTCAAACAATTGGCCCCTGATGAAGCGGGAAAGAGGCCATATGCCTTGTACCGAGATGGCTATGCTTATTACGCACAGAATTATACCCACCTAAACTCATCCTTTATTTATACAATAAGTAGTCAATGAACTTGATGACGTTTGATGCCTCAGAGAACGTGCATTTAATTAATGAGCGTCTGTTGATGATGGCAGAGAAAACGGCGGATACT contains:
- a CDS encoding alpha/beta hydrolase, which encodes MSYKLRQQAFVVSTVVIFVLLIILMVANLLPKDIKRNNQVDYNNIPTFFFHGGGSNYHAEDQMVSAAQKDGVTSTVIIAFVSKTGKVRLSGNIPENAKNPIIKVNYADNRELNYNKHGYYATNVVKKVTSIYHFKKMNMVGHSVGNISIIYYMLQNEHKRNMPILQKSVNIAGHFAGLKFNHIPKSIQEPANLSLNKDGKPNKMNESFQQMARIRTDYPAKQLAILNIIGDIGNKADGTVSNNSSLSLKYIIGNRAKTYRVQKIVGKNARHSILHENKRVDQILIDFLWYK
- a CDS encoding MerR family transcriptional regulator; its protein translation is MNIKKAAETTKLTADTIRYYERVGIIGAVPRLENGIRDFDERSLTQLHFAKIMRNAGMSIEALKQYIDLIYEDNEATIPARKAMLVDAADEMDQKINDLVVARDYLRSKVDNYYGHMRDMEQKLVSDE
- a CDS encoding NAD-dependent succinate-semialdehyde dehydrogenase, producing MSYQTINPLTDEVIKTYDNHDDAYVEKAIAKGHALYKKWRNDPVESRAAALNKVADVMEAQTDELAKVLTLEMGKRFLEAQGEVAICVSIARYYAKNAAEFLKPEPIESSIGPAQTISRPTGVLMTVEPWNFPYYQIMRVFAPNFMVGNPMLLKHASYTPMAAGAFEKVVSEAGLPDGAFTNLYVDYDQVNHIIADDRVQGVALTGSERAGQLIAAEAGKSMKQSSLELGGSDPFIVLEDADLSEIKKIIGGARLYNAGQVCTSSKRFIVTENNYDAVLDMLKTAFAEAKIGDPMDATTTLAPLSTSNAKQNLTKQVKLAVEAGATLAYGSVEQNLPAAQFEPVILTNITKENPAFYQEFFGPVGQVYKVKDEEEAIALANDSHYGLSGVVFGGSADHAAEVASQLETGAVFVNSFGGTLPELPFGGVKNSGYGRELGRFGIETFVNKETIVTKHEPIDLNDAFGGFV